A single genomic interval of Aneurinibacillus sp. REN35 harbors:
- the paaA gene encoding 1,2-phenylacetyl-CoA epoxidase subunit PaaA, with amino-acid sequence MPDQLALYEKSEVEKLEEFTALIERGEKIEADDWMPEDYREQLIKLIAMHGISEIMGAFPEKEWVPKTPTLKRKLSLMAKVQDEVGHGQLLLRVAEDLMKPIGKTREDILQDLYAGRLKFHNVFHMPALSWADAALIGWLVDGAAIVTQKMLAQTSYAPYARALKRIILEERFHAYHGEDMVIALGDGTEQQREMIQDALNRWWPALMMFFGPPETEKIKSNQTVNIRYRIRSKTNEELRQEFIGKYVPQIRALGLKVPDDNIYYDEEKQRWVYTHPDYNYLKDVIGKNQGPRSQNRLNLRRIGFENNVWVREALLHKQKAANESGCN; translated from the coding sequence ATGCCGGACCAATTAGCTCTTTATGAAAAAAGTGAGGTCGAAAAATTAGAGGAATTCACGGCTCTTATTGAGCGTGGAGAAAAAATTGAAGCAGATGACTGGATGCCTGAAGATTATCGGGAACAATTAATTAAACTTATCGCTATGCATGGTATAAGTGAAATCATGGGGGCATTTCCAGAAAAAGAATGGGTTCCGAAAACGCCGACGTTAAAAAGAAAGCTTTCATTAATGGCTAAGGTGCAGGATGAAGTTGGACATGGACAGCTCCTTCTTCGTGTTGCTGAAGACTTGATGAAACCGATTGGAAAGACAAGAGAAGATATATTACAGGACTTGTATGCTGGGCGTTTAAAGTTTCATAATGTGTTTCATATGCCAGCACTTAGCTGGGCTGATGCTGCACTCATTGGCTGGCTTGTGGATGGGGCTGCTATTGTTACGCAAAAAATGCTGGCACAAACCTCCTATGCTCCATATGCGCGTGCACTTAAGAGGATTATTTTAGAAGAACGCTTTCATGCTTATCATGGAGAAGATATGGTTATTGCCCTGGGGGATGGAACTGAACAGCAGCGTGAAATGATACAGGATGCGCTTAACCGTTGGTGGCCTGCGTTGATGATGTTCTTTGGCCCGCCAGAAACCGAAAAAATTAAGAGCAATCAAACAGTAAACATCCGCTATAGAATTAGAAGCAAGACAAATGAAGAGTTAAGACAAGAATTTATCGGAAAATATGTTCCGCAAATCCGTGCGCTTGGACTTAAGGTTCCGGACGATAATATTTATTACGATGAGGAGAAGCAGCGATGGGTATATACCCATCCAGACTACAACTATCTAAAAGACGTGATTGGAAAAAATCAAGGCCCGCGCTCACAAAACCGTCTGAATTTGCGGAGAATCGGTTTTGAAAATAATGTATGGGTTAGAGAGGCCTTGCTTCACAAACAAAAAGCGGCTAATGAAAGTGGGTGTAATTGA
- the paaD gene encoding 1,2-phenylacetyl-CoA epoxidase subunit PaaD translates to MQDVCTSLEQKVWNKLQEVTDPEMTSVSLIEMGMIEDVQVQDGSVAVKLLPTYVGCPALNMIENDIITSVSTISEIHEVKVILIKNPIWTSDRITAEGREKLKELGIAPPPLESKQEGTWEVECPYCNSPRVVIDNIFGPTACRSIFYCNKCKNPFEAIKPV, encoded by the coding sequence ATGCAAGACGTTTGTACATCTCTTGAACAAAAGGTATGGAATAAACTGCAGGAGGTCACAGACCCTGAAATGACTTCTGTTAGTTTGATTGAGATGGGAATGATTGAAGATGTTCAGGTGCAAGATGGCAGCGTTGCTGTCAAGTTGCTGCCGACATATGTAGGCTGTCCTGCGCTCAATATGATAGAAAACGATATTATTACATCTGTATCTACAATTAGTGAGATTCACGAAGTGAAGGTCATTCTCATAAAAAATCCGATTTGGACTTCTGACCGGATTACGGCAGAAGGAAGAGAAAAGTTAAAAGAACTCGGCATCGCCCCTCCGCCACTTGAATCGAAGCAGGAAGGCACCTGGGAAGTTGAGTGTCCGTATTGTAATTCGCCCCGCGTAGTAATTGATAATATATTCGGACCGACAGCGTGCCGCAGCATCTTTTATTGTAATAAATGCAAAAATCCATTTGAAGCGATTAAGCCAGTATAG
- a CDS encoding NAD-dependent succinate-semialdehyde dehydrogenase: MTDSKKMYINGEWVEAESEETYEVMNPATGELIGTASFGDGRDAKKAIAAADAAFKGWSQLTARERSKYLSNLAELVRNHRDELAGIISAEMGKPLREAKGEVLGAVDNFMWYAEEAKRIYGETVPSSLPNKRIMVTKHPVGVVAAITPWNFPVNMVVRKIAPALAAGCTIVLKPAESTPLSAIRLFELIEQAGFPKGTVNLVIGNPESIGKEFIDNKKVRKIAFTGSTRVGKLLMEGAAKTVKRVSLELGGHAPFIVFEDANLDDAVVGLFESKFRNSGQMCICTNRLYVHESVANEFTDKLVERLKKVKIGDGRNKDTEIGPLVNENGLNKVLEHIQDAEEKGGKIIYGGKRLTDGEYSQGFYCEPTVIAEATPEMKIYTEETFGPVVPIITFKEEAEVIELANDTQYGLAAYVYTQNNSRCFRMSEVLEYGIIGINDGAPTQTQAPFGGFKESGIGREGGRYAVEEFLETKFVSIGI, translated from the coding sequence ATGACAGATAGCAAAAAAATGTATATCAACGGTGAGTGGGTAGAGGCAGAAAGTGAAGAGACCTACGAAGTTATGAATCCTGCAACAGGTGAATTAATCGGCACTGCCAGCTTTGGGGATGGACGTGATGCCAAGAAGGCAATTGCCGCGGCAGATGCAGCATTTAAAGGCTGGTCTCAACTAACAGCGAGAGAACGATCTAAATATTTGAGTAATCTCGCTGAACTTGTTCGTAATCATCGCGATGAATTGGCTGGTATTATTTCTGCTGAGATGGGTAAGCCCTTGCGCGAGGCAAAGGGTGAAGTGCTAGGCGCTGTAGATAACTTTATGTGGTATGCGGAAGAAGCAAAAAGAATTTATGGAGAGACTGTACCGTCCTCTCTTCCTAATAAGCGAATTATGGTAACAAAACATCCTGTGGGAGTTGTTGCTGCTATTACTCCTTGGAATTTCCCTGTAAATATGGTGGTGCGTAAGATTGCCCCCGCGCTTGCAGCCGGATGTACGATTGTATTGAAACCGGCAGAGAGTACGCCGCTTAGCGCAATTCGCTTGTTTGAACTAATTGAGCAGGCAGGTTTTCCAAAAGGAACGGTAAATCTTGTAATCGGAAATCCTGAGTCCATTGGTAAAGAGTTTATAGATAATAAAAAAGTGCGCAAGATTGCCTTTACCGGTTCTACCCGCGTAGGGAAGCTATTAATGGAAGGCGCGGCAAAGACAGTGAAACGAGTTAGTCTTGAATTAGGCGGACATGCTCCATTCATTGTTTTCGAGGATGCAAATCTTGATGATGCAGTAGTGGGTTTATTTGAAAGCAAATTCCGCAATTCCGGCCAGATGTGTATTTGTACCAATAGATTGTACGTTCATGAGTCTGTTGCAAATGAATTTACTGACAAGCTGGTTGAAAGATTGAAGAAAGTGAAAATTGGGGATGGAAGAAATAAGGATACGGAAATCGGTCCGCTAGTGAATGAAAATGGATTGAACAAAGTATTGGAGCACATTCAGGATGCCGAGGAAAAGGGCGGAAAAATCATATATGGTGGAAAACGCTTAACAGATGGCGAGTACAGTCAGGGATTTTATTGTGAACCCACTGTTATTGCTGAGGCAACACCTGAGATGAAGATTTACACGGAAGAAACTTTCGGACCCGTTGTTCCGATCATCACATTTAAAGAGGAAGCAGAAGTTATAGAGCTGGCAAATGATACGCAATATGGATTAGCAGCTTATGTTTATACACAGAATAATAGCCGCTGCTTTAGAATGTCAGAAGTGCTTGAATACGGAATTATAGGCATTAATGATGGGGCTCCTACTCAAACTCAGGCACCATTTGGAGGATTTAAAGAGAGTGGAATCGGACGAGAAGGCGGCCGTTATGCAGTAGAAGAATTTTTAGAAACAAAATTCGTATCTATTGGCATTTAA
- a CDS encoding branched-chain amino acid ABC transporter permease, whose protein sequence is MAELMQYITNGIVGGGIYAIVAIGFVTIYNVSKVINMAQGEFLMLGGMLTVALLGLHVPYGLAFLIAVGIVVIIGMVLQRYVVRFARNASPISLIILTIGVSTLIRGIASMIWGKDAFALPPITGSEAISIKGLSIAEQSIWIILSVVVILFCLWYMMNRTMIGKKINACSINILAARLMGISPEKMALIAFSISAGTGAIAGIMIAPLSVTSYDIGVLLGIKGFSAAILGGLQNPLGVTIAGFLIGMLESLGAGYISSGLKDAIAFLVIIVVLIIKPHGLFSERNVGKGGL, encoded by the coding sequence ATGGCTGAGTTAATGCAATATATTACAAATGGAATCGTTGGGGGAGGCATTTATGCGATTGTGGCAATTGGTTTTGTAACAATCTATAACGTAAGTAAAGTTATTAATATGGCGCAAGGAGAGTTTCTTATGTTGGGGGGCATGCTTACGGTTGCCTTACTGGGCCTGCATGTTCCATATGGATTGGCTTTTCTTATTGCTGTAGGTATTGTTGTCATAATTGGTATGGTGTTACAACGTTATGTTGTTAGATTTGCTCGAAATGCCAGCCCCATTAGCCTGATTATTTTAACGATAGGAGTGTCAACATTAATTCGAGGTATTGCCAGTATGATATGGGGTAAAGATGCCTTTGCACTTCCGCCTATCACTGGAAGTGAAGCCATTTCTATAAAAGGACTTTCGATTGCCGAGCAGAGTATTTGGATTATTCTCTCAGTTGTGGTCATACTCTTTTGCTTGTGGTATATGATGAATCGGACAATGATCGGTAAGAAGATTAATGCTTGTTCCATTAATATACTCGCTGCACGGCTTATGGGCATAAGCCCTGAAAAAATGGCACTTATTGCATTTTCGATTAGTGCAGGAACGGGGGCTATTGCAGGAATCATGATCGCACCGCTTAGTGTTACCTCTTACGATATTGGTGTGCTTCTTGGAATTAAAGGATTCTCAGCAGCAATTCTGGGAGGATTACAAAACCCCTTAGGAGTGACAATAGCCGGTTTTCTTATTGGTATGCTTGAATCACTTGGAGCGGGCTATATCAGTTCCGGTTTGAAAGACGCTATTGCTTTTTTAGTGATCATTGTTGTTCTTATTATAAAGCCGCATGGGTTATTTAGTGAACGAAATGTTGGAAAAGGAGGATTGTAG
- the fdhD gene encoding formate dehydrogenase accessory sulfurtransferase FdhD: MSQPIVHKRAVMRYEDNEMRPYEDSIVTEFPVTIFLNEEEFATVVCTPEYIEDLVVGFLASEGVIRSYPDIKSLLVQEEEGFAYVELHKAHKLSQQFYSKRYITSCCGKSRQNFYFYNDARTAKKMTEKNVSLSVEDCFRLVRDMQDGSELFQNTGGVHNAALCDRGGVLLSRMDIGRHNALDKIYGYCLKHNISLEDKIIAFSGRISSEVLLKVAKIGCEVILSKSAPTGLALELAEELGITAVGFIRGRSLNVYTHPERINS; the protein is encoded by the coding sequence ATGAGTCAGCCTATCGTCCATAAACGAGCTGTTATGCGTTATGAAGATAACGAAATGCGCCCCTACGAAGATTCAATCGTGACCGAATTCCCTGTGACTATTTTCCTTAACGAAGAGGAGTTCGCAACCGTTGTATGCACTCCTGAATATATAGAAGATCTTGTTGTCGGCTTCCTTGCTTCCGAGGGCGTTATTCGATCTTATCCAGATATTAAAAGCTTGCTCGTACAGGAAGAAGAGGGCTTCGCCTATGTAGAATTGCATAAAGCCCATAAGCTTAGCCAACAATTCTATTCCAAACGCTATATTACATCTTGCTGTGGAAAAAGCAGGCAAAATTTTTACTTTTACAATGATGCACGTACAGCTAAAAAGATGACCGAGAAAAACGTTTCTCTCTCCGTAGAGGATTGTTTCCGGCTTGTACGGGACATGCAGGATGGATCTGAGTTATTTCAGAATACAGGCGGTGTTCATAATGCCGCATTGTGTGACCGAGGTGGCGTCCTTCTCTCCCGCATGGATATCGGACGTCATAATGCATTAGACAAGATTTACGGATATTGTCTGAAGCATAATATTTCTTTAGAAGATAAAATCATTGCTTTCAGCGGACGTATTTCTTCAGAAGTGCTATTGAAAGTAGCCAAAATTGGCTGTGAAGTTATCCTGTCTAAGTCTGCGCCGACAGGACTGGCATTAGAACTGGCGGAAGAGCTAGGCATTACTGCTGTTGGTTTTATTCGGGGCCGTTCTCTTAATGTCTATACTCATCCTGAACGCATCAACTCGTAA
- the paaC gene encoding 1,2-phenylacetyl-CoA epoxidase subunit PaaC — MGKKYNTPEEAKQDQQFHQALVELIYQLADDDLLISHRGSEWLGLCPHIEEDVAFSSITQDTMGHSAMYYQMLEELGVGKADDLAHLRNPEEYKNAIFVERVNGQGDYKENPDYDWGYAIIRNYAYEVFKKIRLDALEQCSYVPLADIAKKIKREQFYHLYHWEIWIDQLSHSTDEAQMRLDAAIKKTWEDIGSLLDLGPKAKEFVQFGLLSSEEVLRETFMSVMKEKLESYDLFWPGEPLSMAETGRDGQHTTAFVDALNELSEVYKLAPQARW, encoded by the coding sequence GTGGGAAAAAAATACAATACACCAGAAGAAGCAAAGCAAGATCAGCAATTTCACCAAGCACTCGTAGAGCTGATTTATCAATTGGCTGATGATGATTTGCTGATCAGCCATCGTGGTTCTGAATGGCTTGGTTTATGTCCACATATTGAAGAAGACGTAGCATTCTCTTCTATTACACAGGATACAATGGGGCATTCAGCTATGTATTATCAAATGTTAGAAGAACTAGGCGTTGGGAAAGCAGATGATCTTGCTCATTTAAGAAATCCGGAAGAATATAAGAACGCAATTTTTGTTGAGCGTGTGAATGGTCAAGGAGATTATAAGGAGAATCCAGATTACGATTGGGGCTATGCGATTATCCGTAATTATGCGTATGAAGTATTCAAGAAAATTCGACTTGATGCTCTTGAACAGTGTTCGTATGTTCCGCTTGCAGATATCGCCAAAAAAATAAAAAGAGAACAGTTCTATCATTTGTATCATTGGGAAATCTGGATTGATCAGTTGTCACATAGCACCGATGAAGCACAAATGCGTTTGGATGCAGCAATTAAAAAAACATGGGAAGATATAGGCTCCTTGCTTGATTTAGGGCCGAAAGCTAAAGAGTTTGTTCAATTTGGTTTGCTATCATCCGAAGAAGTTCTGCGGGAAACATTTATGAGCGTAATGAAAGAAAAACTGGAAAGTTATGATCTATTCTGGCCAGGTGAACCCCTTTCGATGGCCGAAACCGGAAGGGATGGACAGCATACTACTGCGTTCGTAGATGCTCTTAACGAGTTAAGTGAGGTTTATAAGCTTGCGCCACAGGCTAGGTGGTAA
- a CDS encoding ABC transporter substrate-binding protein, with the protein MSKGMTRVLSLICMAALLLLSACGQESKQAQGEAKSGAPENSAETIKVGAVFSLTGPNSPLGMPEKQAVELLAKKINENGGVNGKKIEMKIEDDKSDNTEAVKAVKKLAKTDGVLAVLGSSGSGPSLGMAKFAEDEKLPMISMAAADEITNPVRAGIFKTPHTDIHGTKRIYTFLKEKNMTSIAVLYDSNPYGSGWAKQLKAFASEYGITIVAEEKYGTKDNSMSTQLTKIKGSGASALIIAGTNPGPSTIVKEAKQLGLTIPIISSHGSANNKFIELAGEAAEGVYMLAGKLLVPDQLKAEDPQTKVIKEFVEAYKKEYNSIPDGFAGYAYDGLNILAEGLKATNGDASKLNDALRSLKHVGVTGEFVFSEKDHNGLSETSMVILQVKDGKFQLVP; encoded by the coding sequence ATGAGTAAAGGAATGACGAGGGTTCTGTCTCTAATCTGTATGGCGGCGCTGCTTCTTCTCAGTGCCTGTGGGCAGGAGAGTAAGCAAGCACAGGGAGAGGCAAAATCAGGTGCACCGGAGAATTCGGCAGAGACAATAAAAGTAGGGGCTGTCTTTTCGCTTACAGGACCGAATAGCCCGCTTGGCATGCCAGAAAAGCAGGCAGTTGAATTGCTGGCAAAAAAAATTAATGAAAATGGCGGGGTAAACGGCAAAAAAATTGAAATGAAAATTGAAGATGATAAGTCAGATAATACAGAAGCCGTAAAGGCAGTTAAGAAGCTGGCGAAAACGGATGGGGTATTGGCTGTGCTGGGTTCCTCAGGCAGCGGTCCATCTCTTGGTATGGCAAAGTTTGCAGAAGATGAAAAACTGCCGATGATTTCGATGGCAGCAGCTGATGAAATCACAAATCCTGTGCGTGCGGGTATTTTTAAAACGCCACATACGGATATTCATGGTACAAAGCGTATTTACACTTTCCTAAAAGAGAAGAACATGACAAGCATTGCTGTACTTTATGATAGCAATCCTTATGGCAGCGGATGGGCAAAACAGTTAAAAGCATTTGCATCAGAATATGGAATTACCATTGTCGCAGAAGAGAAATATGGTACGAAAGACAATTCCATGAGTACACAGCTGACGAAGATTAAGGGTAGCGGTGCATCCGCTCTGATTATTGCAGGTACAAACCCAGGTCCTTCTACCATTGTAAAAGAAGCTAAACAGCTAGGATTAACGATTCCGATCATTAGCAGTCATGGCAGTGCTAATAATAAGTTTATTGAATTGGCTGGTGAAGCGGCAGAAGGAGTATATATGCTGGCTGGTAAACTGCTTGTGCCGGATCAATTGAAAGCAGAAGATCCGCAGACGAAAGTGATTAAGGAATTTGTCGAAGCATATAAAAAAGAATATAACAGTATACCGGATGGTTTTGCAGGATATGCGTATGACGGCCTTAATATTTTAGCGGAAGGTTTAAAGGCGACCAATGGAGATGCCTCTAAACTTAACGACGCTTTACGCTCGCTTAAGCATGTTGGAGTTACTGGTGAATTTGTCTTTAGTGAAAAAGATCATAACGGCCTAAGTGAAACGAGTATGGTTATCCTACAAGTGAAAGACGGAAAATTTCAGTTGGTTCCATAA
- a CDS encoding ABC transporter ATP-binding protein has protein sequence MKQRLLQVDNVSRSFGGVRAVSHVSFDIFPGEIVALIGPNGAGKSTALNVISGVIPPSEGSILFQNRPLQDVPGHLYAEMGIARTFQNLQTFDDMTVLENVMVGLHTRARAGIFSCGFRLPGARREEKMMREKALELLEQVGIASLADTMAGSLSYGKLRLMEIARAIGTSPQLLLLDEPAAGLNHTETAEMSSIFTRFREDGISLLLVEHDMDMIMNVADRIVVLDQGEKITEGLPEDIQKDPRVIAAYLGEEAVTA, from the coding sequence ATGAAACAACGATTGCTTCAGGTAGATAATGTTTCGCGTAGCTTTGGTGGTGTACGTGCGGTTAGCCATGTTTCGTTTGATATTTTTCCTGGTGAAATTGTGGCATTAATTGGACCCAATGGGGCAGGTAAAAGTACAGCACTAAATGTCATCTCCGGTGTTATTCCACCGTCTGAAGGTTCTATTTTGTTTCAAAATCGTCCCCTTCAGGATGTTCCAGGGCATCTTTATGCTGAAATGGGTATCGCGCGCACATTCCAAAATTTACAGACGTTTGATGATATGACAGTGCTTGAGAATGTAATGGTTGGATTGCATACACGTGCCAGGGCGGGGATTTTCTCCTGCGGTTTTAGGCTTCCTGGTGCTAGACGAGAAGAGAAGATGATGAGAGAAAAAGCGTTGGAGTTGCTTGAACAGGTAGGAATTGCTTCATTAGCCGATACCATGGCTGGAAGCTTGTCGTACGGTAAGCTTCGGCTAATGGAGATTGCTCGTGCTATAGGGACGAGTCCGCAGCTATTGCTTTTGGATGAGCCGGCAGCCGGACTAAATCATACTGAAACAGCGGAAATGAGCAGCATTTTTACACGTTTTCGTGAAGACGGCATTTCCCTTTTACTTGTTGAGCATGACATGGACATGATTATGAACGTGGCTGATCGAATTGTTGTACTTGATCAGGGTGAAAAAATTACAGAAGGTCTACCAGAAGATATTCAGAAAGACCCAAGGGTCATCGCAGCATACTTGGGGGAAGAAGCGGTAACTGCATAA
- a CDS encoding Na-translocating system protein MpsC family protein: protein MEKSNRARIAHEFSNVVREIRKTHVGKGPTHIITRFVGPWAICEMKGNLSSVEKFMSRSQEGQRMIHATRTEFIKKIYEDPSVGKPLEELVHAKLVTLFVDFRFEMDTAMTVFVFDRSLDLDSE, encoded by the coding sequence ATGGAAAAATCGAATCGGGCGCGTATCGCTCATGAATTCAGCAATGTCGTGCGGGAAATCAGAAAGACGCATGTCGGAAAGGGACCCACACATATTATTACGCGCTTTGTTGGACCGTGGGCGATCTGTGAGATGAAAGGAAATTTGAGCAGCGTGGAGAAATTTATGAGCCGGTCACAGGAAGGGCAGCGGATGATTCATGCGACACGCACAGAATTCATAAAAAAAATCTACGAAGATCCTTCTGTAGGAAAACCGCTGGAAGAACTGGTGCACGCCAAGCTTGTGACATTATTCGTGGACTTTCGGTTTGAGATGGATACAGCGATGACAGTTTTTGTTTTTGATCGTTCATTAGATCTAGACAGTGAGTAA
- a CDS encoding ABC transporter ATP-binding protein: MTVPVVLEVENMIAKYGPIQVLHDINMRVNEAEIVSLLGSNGAGKTTLLNCICGLHQRKQGVVKLFGQDVSSVPAEKMISKGMAHVPERRQIFSTLTVEDNLWLGASYRVHHVGKKEIKKEIEDVYRRFPILGERKWQMGGTLSGGQQQMLAIGRALLSRPKLLLLDEPSLGLAPLIAKEILQIVQEIRNEWGTTILLVEQNAVAALAVSDRAYVLHTGEVMLEGTAAEVVSDPRVQSAYLGQKHA, encoded by the coding sequence ATGACTGTGCCAGTCGTTCTTGAAGTAGAAAACATGATAGCAAAATATGGTCCCATTCAAGTGCTTCATGATATTAACATGCGTGTTAATGAAGCGGAAATTGTATCCTTGCTTGGATCAAACGGGGCGGGGAAAACGACACTACTCAACTGTATCTGTGGCTTACACCAGAGAAAGCAGGGAGTAGTAAAACTATTTGGACAAGATGTGTCTTCTGTTCCGGCAGAGAAGATGATAAGCAAAGGAATGGCACATGTACCCGAAAGACGACAGATTTTCTCTACGTTAACTGTAGAAGACAATCTTTGGCTTGGTGCCTCATACCGGGTTCATCATGTTGGGAAAAAAGAAATTAAAAAAGAGATTGAAGATGTATATAGGAGATTTCCCATTCTCGGGGAGAGAAAGTGGCAGATGGGAGGAACACTTTCGGGTGGACAGCAACAGATGCTTGCCATCGGGCGTGCTCTTCTATCACGTCCTAAGCTGCTCTTATTAGATGAACCGTCATTGGGTCTTGCCCCGCTTATTGCAAAAGAGATTTTACAAATCGTTCAAGAGATTCGTAACGAGTGGGGGACAACTATTCTGCTTGTAGAGCAGAACGCTGTTGCAGCATTAGCTGTATCTGATCGAGCGTATGTTCTGCATACAGGTGAAGTGATGTTAGAAGGAACAGCGGCGGAAGTGGTGAGCGACCCACGTGTCCAATCCGCATACCTAGGACAGAAACATGCGTAA
- a CDS encoding 1,2-phenylacetyl-CoA epoxidase subunit B, with translation MNQHNTKDYDVYEVFSQKDLVSKFESQFSLLAPTPEIALSMAQENFMRREEVPSNIFVVKRENIHTISPEKRHTLQRIDNKEYRQPSHYGYIPSRWRELEQKNTSL, from the coding sequence ATGAACCAGCATAACACCAAGGACTATGATGTATATGAAGTGTTTAGCCAAAAAGATTTGGTCTCAAAATTTGAGAGCCAATTTAGCCTTTTAGCGCCAACTCCTGAAATCGCTTTAAGTATGGCACAGGAAAACTTCATGCGCAGAGAAGAAGTGCCATCTAACATCTTTGTTGTAAAGAGAGAAAACATTCATACAATATCACCGGAAAAACGCCATACTCTTCAACGGATTGACAATAAAGAGTATCGTCAGCCATCTCATTACGGATACATTCCGTCGCGCTGGAGAGAACTCGAACAAAAGAATACATCTTTATAA
- a CDS encoding branched-chain amino acid ABC transporter permease, with amino-acid sequence MILKKLKLPFLLYAGFVCMYPFLLSSEYYHSVGTIVGLYAIVTIGLCLVMGLSGQISLGQAAFWGIGAYTSAILSGKYGLPVGLSLFCAALVPAAVAFLMARAIAGLQGYYLAMATLAVGYIVQILIVEWEPVTGGASGIIGIPSIPLFGENELSMYYFVWGIVTIVLVFSLNILHSRIGRAYRAIHKSEVAATSMGVHVRSYKLSAFIISGLFAGISGGLYGHYVGILDPQPFGLHESIKFLTMVVIGGMASIWGALVGTVIIVAISEVLIVLGEHISGLQGDVDTIVFGAILILCIIFMPEGLVPRIQLLLEKFIAGRKNNLQKPGGAEEIKEQQVRKEMGA; translated from the coding sequence ATGATACTAAAAAAGTTAAAACTCCCTTTTCTATTGTATGCAGGGTTTGTTTGTATGTATCCTTTCCTCTTGTCCAGTGAGTATTATCATTCAGTTGGAACTATCGTTGGCTTGTATGCCATCGTTACCATAGGTCTGTGTCTTGTTATGGGACTCTCCGGGCAAATATCTCTTGGTCAAGCAGCATTCTGGGGTATTGGCGCTTATACATCAGCTATTCTTTCTGGAAAATACGGATTGCCAGTTGGCTTGTCATTGTTTTGTGCTGCGCTTGTTCCAGCGGCCGTTGCTTTTTTGATGGCGAGAGCCATTGCCGGCTTGCAAGGCTACTATCTAGCAATGGCTACGCTAGCAGTTGGTTATATTGTACAAATCCTTATTGTTGAGTGGGAACCTGTAACGGGAGGTGCCAGTGGAATTATTGGTATTCCTTCGATTCCGCTATTTGGTGAGAATGAGCTTTCTATGTATTACTTCGTATGGGGAATAGTTACCATTGTTCTTGTTTTCTCACTTAATATTTTACACTCACGAATTGGTAGGGCTTATCGCGCCATTCATAAAAGTGAAGTTGCCGCTACTTCGATGGGGGTACATGTACGCAGTTATAAATTGAGTGCTTTTATTATAAGTGGGTTATTTGCAGGCATCTCCGGAGGTTTATATGGACACTATGTAGGCATTCTTGACCCGCAGCCATTTGGACTGCATGAATCCATTAAATTTTTAACAATGGTAGTAATAGGTGGTATGGCAAGCATCTGGGGTGCCCTGGTGGGAACGGTGATTATTGTAGCAATTAGCGAAGTGCTAATTGTTCTAGGGGAGCACATCTCCGGTTTGCAAGGTGATGTAGATACGATTGTATTTGGGGCGATTCTTATTCTTTGCATTATTTTTATGCCTGAAGGGTTAGTACCACGTATTCAGCTTCTGCTAGAAAAGTTTATTGCCGGTAGAAAAAACAACCTGCAAAAACCAGGTGGAGCAGAAGAAATAAAAGAGCAGCAAGTACGAAAGGAAATGGGCGCATGA